One window from the genome of Rhodococcus sp. ABRD24 encodes:
- a CDS encoding fasciclin domain-containing protein, translating to MSIKTSRTVAVAAAASIALLGVAACSSDDSSDNSTTSSSATMSSTQSSESAMAPSGSAAPAADLVGPGCAEYAATVPSGPGSVAGMAQDPVAVAASNNPMLTTLTAAVSGELNPDVNLVGTLNGGQFTVFAPTDAAFAKLDPATVDTLKTDDALLTKILTYHVVPGQLAPSEIDGTHTTVEGSDVTVTGSGDNLKVNTAGVVCGGVKTANATVYLVDSVLMPQ from the coding sequence GTCGCCGCCGCCGCTTCGATCGCGCTCCTCGGCGTCGCTGCGTGTTCGTCCGACGACTCGTCGGACAACTCCACGACCTCGAGTTCCGCCACGATGTCCAGCACCCAATCGAGCGAGTCCGCAATGGCGCCGTCCGGCAGCGCCGCACCTGCCGCGGACCTGGTCGGCCCGGGTTGCGCGGAGTACGCGGCAACCGTCCCCTCCGGCCCCGGCTCCGTTGCCGGAATGGCGCAGGACCCGGTCGCGGTCGCAGCGTCGAACAACCCGATGCTGACGACACTCACGGCCGCGGTGTCCGGCGAGCTCAATCCGGACGTCAACCTCGTCGGCACCCTCAACGGTGGCCAGTTCACGGTGTTCGCACCGACGGACGCGGCTTTCGCCAAGCTGGATCCGGCGACCGTGGACACACTGAAGACCGATGACGCGCTGCTGACGAAGATCCTCACCTACCACGTCGTTCCGGGACAGTTGGCGCCCAGCGAGATCGACGGCACACACACGACGGTCGAGGGCTCCGACGTCACCGTCACCGGGTCCGGCGACAACCTGAAGGTCAACACGGCCGGCGTCGTATGCGGCGGCGTCAAGACCGCCAATGCAACGGTGTACCTCGTGGACTCGGTCCTGATGCCGCAGTAA